ACGACAAATTATTAATAGACGAAGAGAAAAAGCAACAATCATTCTTTGAAATGTTGGGAGAATATATTTTAGATGGTTTCAAAGTTGCAGTGATTGTTGGTGCAATGTTAATCGGTTATATTGCTTTAATCACTTTCTTAAACAGTACAATTGGTGGTATTATCCACTTCGTTTCTGGTGGTACATTAAGTTGGAACTTCCAAACATTAATTGGGTTCATCTTCGCACCGCTTGCCTTCTTAACAGGTATTCCATGGAGCGATGCAGTGGATGCTGGATCAATTATGGCAACAAAGTTATTATCAAATGAATTCGTAGCAATGACAGAACTTGGTAAAGCTAGTGGATTATCAGAACGTGCACTCGGCATCGTTTCTGTATTCTTAGTATCATTCGCTAACTTTAGTTCTATCGGTATCATTTCAGGTGCCATCAAGTCATTAAATGACGAAAAAGGTGACGTAGTTGCCCGCTTCGGTCTTAAATTGTTATTTGGTGCAACACTTGTTTCATTTATTTCAGCTACAATTGCAGGATTCTTTATTTAAATCTAAATGGTTTAACATCTTTCAATATTTGAGCGGTAGTACGAATAGATGACTTTATAGCGTAAACAGGACTGGTATATTGTATTTTACATTTTGTCAGTCCTGTTTTTCTTTATATATTAAAAAGCGCAATCATCTCTATGATAAAAATATCATAAAGAGATGATGCGCCTTTGCATGTTTATATTTGATAAACCAATGAATTTAAGCTTTTGCAACGATGTCATTAATGAAATAATGCATCATACTATAATCGTCAGTCAGCTCAGGATGAAAAGACACCCCTAAATACTTTCCTTGACGTACCGCTATGATTTTATTATCGATGACACCAAGCACCTCTACTGAATTTTCAACAGATTGAATATGAGGCGCGCGAATAAATACACCTTCCACAGGCTTTTCTATACCTTTAATTGTTAAGTCCGCTTCGAAACTATCTACTTGGCGGCCAAACGAATTACGTTCGACGGTAATATCGAGTTTTTGAAGGTACCCTTCTTCCCCTACGATATCTTTCGCAAGGACGATTAGCCCTGCACATGTACCAAACATTGGCAAATCCGATTGCTGAAGTGCTTCTTTAAAACCATATAACGTCATTAAACGTCGTAACGTTGTAGATTCGCCACCTGGAATAATTAATCCATCAATCTCATTCAGTTGTTCTACTTTTTTTACATAAATACCTTCATGACCACTGTCTTCAATATGACGAATATGTTCACGAACTGCACCTTGTAAAGCGAGTACACCAATTTTCATCTTACCAACCACGCTCTTGCATACGTTCTTCTAATGAAAGCGAATTAATATCCAATCCTTTCATCGCTGTACCAAGATCTTTCGCTAACTTACCAATTAATTCATAATCCTGGTAATGTGTTGTCGCTTGCACAATCGCTTTAGCAAACGTTTCAGGATCTTCGGATTTGAATATACCAGAACCTACAAAGACACCATCGGCCCCTAATTCCATCATTAGTGCCGCATCTTGAGGTGTCGCCACACCACCTGCCGCAAAGTTAACAACTGGGAGGCGTCCTGTTGATTTGATGATTTTTAAAATATCATATGGCGCACCTAAGTTTTTCGCTTCTGTCATTAACTCATCATCGCTCATTACAGTAATGCGGTTCACTTCTTGATTCACTTGACGCATATGCCGAACTGCTTCAACAATGTTTCCTGTACCTGGTTCACCTTTCGTACGTAACATCGCCGCACCTTCACCAATACGGCGTGCCGCTTCACCTAAATTGCGACATCCACATACGAATGGAACAGTATAATCACTTTTCTTAAGGTGGAATACTTCATCCGCTGGTGTTAATACTTCAGACTCATCGATATAATCTACGCCCATCGCTTCTAACACACGTGCTTCTGTTATATGACCGATACGACATTTTGCCATGACTGGAATCGATACTGCATTCATCACTTCTTCTACAATTTTTGGATTACATGCACGTGCAACACCACCTGCTGCTCTAATGTCAGATGGTACACGCTCAAGAGCCATAACTGCAACAGCACCGGCTTCTTCCGCAATTTTAGCTTGTTCAGCGTTAACCACATCCATGATTACGCCACCTTTTTGCATTTCTGCCATACCGCGTTTAACGCGATCTGAACCTATTTGTTTAGACATATGAATAGTGCCCCCTTTTCGAATATACAAAAGTAGCTTATACTATAAACTGAACCTATAAAAGAGTCAGAAATAAACAAATTAAAGTGGTCAGTTTGGAGTGATAGCAATGGAAATGCTGATGTTTCATATCGATAAAGCCCTTGATCAACCCATTTATGTGCAACTCTATGACAATATTAAAGAAAGCATTATCGCAGGCACACTACGTGAAGGCGAAAAACTTCCTTCAAAACGACACTTAAGTCAGTATTTGTCAGTGAGTCAAACTACAATCGAACATGCCTATTTACAATTAATAGATGAAGGGTTTATTGTAAGTAGACCGAAATCTGGATATTATGTGAGTGATATTGAATCTTTACCATTTATCGCAAGGCCTTCACAAGCACAGGTCTCAGTTCAAGCACCTAATCAGGATGACATGACTCACCAATTTCGCTTTCAATTAGGTGCAATTGATCAAGCACACTTTCCTTTTGATATTTTAAGAAAATTTGCTAAAGAAGCATTTGAAGATTTACAACACCATCTCGTTGAAACAGGACATAAACAAGGAGATTATGCATTACGTAAAGAAATCAGCCATTATCTTTTTCACAGTCGTGGTGTACAAGCCACTCCAGAACAAGTGATTGTCGCATCTTCGACCGATCAAATATTATCAATCATAACAGATTTATTATCACCTAAAAGTCATTATCTTTTAGAAGACCCTTTATACCCTCAAGTCCATCAATTGTTAAAACGCAAACACATTCATTATTCTTTTCTTAATGTACATCATGATGGATTACGTGTTGAAGGACATTTTGGCGAAAAAGATGTGGTTTATATTACACCAAGTCATCAATTTCCTACAGGTGTAACAATGACGCTCAAACGACGGATTGCCTTGTTGAAATGGGCACAAGACAAACCATCCCGTTTTATTATTGAGGATGACTATGACTCAGAGTTTCGTTTCGAAGGTAAACCCATTCCTGCACTACAAAGTTTAGACCAATCAGGAAGCGTCATTTATGTCAGTACGTTTTCGAAATCTATCGCACCATCTATTCGTATCGCCTATGCTGTCTTACCTGAGGCACTTCAAAAAAAATATCAGCAAACACTTAATATTGAAGGCGGGAGTGTACCAAGACATACACAATATATGGTCAGTCAATTTATGGCGTCCCATCATTTCGAACGTCACCTTAACAGAATGCGAAAAATATATCGTCAAAAACGAGATAAATTAATCTCAATTTTACGCCAATACCCAGAAGTTATCAGTATTTCCGGAGACATGACAGGTATGCATTTTGTGATTACAATTAAAAATGGCTGGACTGAAGCCAAATGTATCGATCAGTTTCATCGCCATAGTATTGCATTAAAACCTTTATCCGCCTATTGTTACCATTCAAAATCAGCAACACCACAATTTGTATTAGGTTTTGGAGGCATCCCGATGGAAGACGTTGAAGCACATGCTACACAGTTACTGAAGAGTCTAGAAATAGAAGATACTTCTAATTAAAAATACAAAAACCGTTCAGCCCCTTGACTGCAGGGGTTAAACGGTTTTTGTATTTTATGTAGCCACATAGTTTTAGTCGTTTTTAATCTTTTAATAAATGCGGATTTCTTTCATTTTGATAATCATATAGTTCAATTTCTTGAAGTTGCATTAAAAAGTGACGCAATTGCACATAATGTTTCAGTTCAGGTAAATCAATGATGTTACTATGATATTTGCCACACTCAAATAATTTCGCAATGTTTTCAAAGACGACCAAATAATCACCTAATGCACGGTCATCCAAATAAACGCCACGATCATCATGTAAAATTTGCGTGAGCTTAAAATGAATTTGTTGCAGTAAAAATATGGCTGGATAATAATATTGGGTTCGTTTATGATTAGACGATATTTCACCGTAAGCCCGATTATACATCATTTCCATATTCTCTACTTTTAGTTTCATACGCATCTTATCTTTACGTGGATTGTATGCTTTATATGTTTTGGGATATTGTTGATTTGAAAACACATAATGAAAAATCTGTGCTTCCACACGTGCCACTTCCGCCATAATCTCAGGTAAGTGTCTCGAAGCAATATGACGTCCAATAAGGAGTACCCCTATGACAGCTATAAGAATTCCTACCGTTGTATCTAAAAACCGAGGTATCGCGATCATCGGCGTAAACACCCCTTGCGCCAGCCCACTAAGCAATAAAACTTGGGATGTAATAGTAATCATCGCAAGTGCATAATTTGCACCTACCAAGGCCTCAGTCATAGCTCCACTTAAGGCAAGTAACACAATCACCACACCAATATGCGGCTCTAAACTTAGAAAACCGGCCGTTAGTATCACACCGACCATTGTACCAAGCCAACGAGCCAACGCTCGCTGTAGACTCGCAACATTGGTAACACCGATAAGCACTGTATGTGCACTTAAAGGCACCCAATACGCACGTTCAAGATTAAATACAAGCGCGACTAAGATAGATACACCCATAATTAATGAATATTTCATTGTCGCCACAAAAGCCGCTGATTCAGGTGTGAGATGATTGAGAAGACGATGTTTATACTGAGGCGAACGAATTTCTATATTCTCTTTCACTTTAATGTCTGTAGAAGCTAATGTTTCATCTATTTTAAATATCAACATCACTAACTCATCAAATTTCCCGTCAATTTCAATACGTTTTTTCCACATTTTACGTTTTTCATTTGGATGAACAACCGCATTGCTGACATGGTCTATCATATCTTTGATCACTGAGGGCATCGGACGAATACCTTTTGCGTTCAATTCCAGCAGTTCTGAATAGACCCCTTCTGCCCATTGATGTAATAGCACCGCTCTTTGATAAGCAACAGACCGTTTTTGTAATGATGAGCCTGTCGTGTTTAAAGTTTCGGAAGTCGCTATAAACGTCTTAACCGCGACTTTCGTTAAATCATTAAATTGTGCTTGGTCATTAAACTGATGCACCAACTTTTGTAATAGTTGGTACTCATTTTTAATCGCATTCGCTTCATGAGTATCACGTTTCAACCAATAATCTACTACAATAACGATGAGTGATAGTAACCCCCCAACCCCCACCATGGCGCCGCGATATAAAAAATCTTCCGGCTGTTGCGGCATGACTAAAGACAGACTATAAGCAATGATAAAAAAAGTAGAAGACGGTCCTGGTACATTAAGCGTCGTAAAAATATAATACGGAATGACCGAAAAGACAAGTAAAAAAATCGCAAACACAATGGAATTTCCAGACGTCAAAGTACCTAGCATCATCGCAATGACAAAACTAAACGACGTCAATGACACGATACGCATGCGTGAGGTAAATGTCCAATCAAACGCATAAACATGTGCGAGTGTCCCAATCGTTATGAGTAATGCTGAAGGAAAATCATTAAATAATAGCCCATATAGTAAAGGAATGAACATGAGCATTCCTTGACGTAATCCTTTTCGAATATCTATCTTTTTCTTATCAATAAATGTGAGTTGCTTCATATACCCTTTCAATATTATTCACCTAAACTCTCTTGATATTTATACACGTCATCTTCTATTAGAATATCATTTTTAGATAAAAAAAAAAGAGACCTCTCGGTCTCGATTCGGCTCATCGCATCACTTAATGATGTTTGCTTGGCAACGTCCTACTCTCGCGGAACGTAAGTCCGACTACCATCGGCGCTAAAGAGCTTAACTTCTGTGTTCGGCATGGGAACAGGTGTGGCCTCTTTGCTATTGTCACCAAACAATGTTTTACTTCGTGTCAAACGTTCGCATTTGTAAAATACGAGATGTCTCAAACATTCGCATTCGAACATGTCACTTCGTAAAATGAATGATTATACATTCAAAACTAGATAGTAAGTATTGTTTCACAAGCATCACCTTATGAACTAAATTGATTAAGTCTTCGATCGATTAGTATTCGTCAGCTCCACGTATCGCTACGCTTCCACCTCGAACCTATTAACCTCATCATCTTTGAGGGATCTTATAACCGAAGTTGGGAAATCTCATCTTGAGGGGGGCTTCATGCTTAGATGCTTTCAGCACTTATCCCGTCCATACATAGCTACCCAGCTATGCCGTTGGCACGACAACTGGTACACCAGAGGTATGTCCATCCCGGTCCTCTCGTACTAAGGACAGCTCCTCTCAAATTTCCTACGCCCACGACGGATAGGGACCGAACTGTCTCACGACGTTCTGAACCCAGCTCGCGTACCGCTTTAATGGGCGAACAGCCCAACCCTTGGGACCGACTACAGCCCCAGGATGCGATGAGCCGACATCGAGGTGCCAAACCTCCCCGTCGATGTGAACTCTTGGGGGAGATAAGCCTGTTATCCCCGGGGTAGCTTTTATCCGTTGAGCGATGGCCCTTCCATGCGGAACCACCGGATCACTAAGTCCGTCTTTCGACCCTGCTCGACTTGTAGGTCTCGCAGTCAAGCTCCCTTATGCCTTTACACTCTATGAATGATTTCCAACCATTCTGAGGGAACCTTTGAGCGCCTCCGTTACTCTTTAGGAGGCGACCGCCCCAGTCAAACTGCCCGCCTGACACTGTCTCCCAACTCGATAAGAGTTGCGGGTTAGAAATCCAATACAATTAGGGTAGTATCCCACCAATGCCTCCACGTAAGCTAGCGCTCACGCTTCTAAGGCTCCTACCTATCCTGTACAAACTGTACCGAATTTCAATATCAGGCTACAGTAAAGCTCCACGGGGTCTTTCCGTCCTGTCGCGGGTAACCGGCATCTTCACCGGTACTATGATTTCACCGAGTCTCTCGTTGAGACAGTGCCCAAATCGTTACGCCTTTCGTGCGGGTCGGAACTTACCCGACAAGGAATTTCGCTACCTTAGGACCGTTATAGTTACGGCCGCCGTTTACTGGGGCTTCGATTCGTAGCTTCGCTAATGCTAACCACTCCTCTTAACCTTCCAGCACCGGGCAGGCGTCAGCCCCTATACGTCACCTTACGGTTTAGCAGAGACCTGTGTTTTTGATAAACAGTCGCTTGGGCCTATTCACTGCGGCTCTTCGAAGCGTGAACCTCAAAGAGCACCCCTTCTCCCGAAGTTACGGGGTCATTTTGCCGAGTTCCTTAACGAGAGTTCGCTCGCTCACCTTAGAATTCTCATCTTGACTACCTGTGTCGGTTTGCGGTACGGGCACCAATCTTCTAGCTAGAGGCTTTTCTTGGCAGTGTGAAATCAACGACTCGAAGAAAACATGTTTCTTCTCCCCATCACAGCTTGACCTTAATGAGTGCCGGATTTGCCTAACACTCAGTCTTACTGCTTAGACGTGCACTCCAACAGCACGCTTCGCCTATCCTACTGCGTCCCCCCATCGCTTAAAACGAATCATGGTGGTACAGGAATATCAACCTGTTATCCATCGCCTACGCCTGTCGGCCTCAGCTTAGGACCCGACTAACCCAGAGCGGACGAGCCTTCCTCTGGAAACCTTAGTCAATCGGTGGACGGGATTCTCACCCGTCTTTCGCTACTCACACCGGCATTCTCACTTCTAAGCGCTCCACATGTCCTTGCGATCATGCTTCAACGCCCTTAGAACGCTCTCCTACCATTGTCCTAAAGGACAATCCACAGCTTCGGTAATATGTTTAGCCCCGGTACATTTTCGGCGCAGTGTCACTCGACTAGTGAGCTATTACGCACTCTTTAAATGATGGCTGCTTCTAAGCCAACATCCTAGTTGTCTGGGCAACGCCACATCCTTTTCCACTTAACATATATTTTGGGACCTTAGCTGGTGGTCTGGGCTGTTTCCCTTTCGAACACGGACCTTATCACCCATGTTCTGACTCCCAAGTTAAATTATTTGGCATTCGGAGTTTGTCTGAATTCGGTAACCCGAGAGGGGCCCCTCGTCCAAACAGTGCTCTACCTCCAATAATCATCACTTGAGGCTAGCCCTAAAGCTATTTCGGAGAGAACCAGCTATCTCCAAGTTCGATTGGAATTTCTCCGCTACCCTCAGTTCATCCGCTCACTTTTCAACGTAAGTCGGTTCGGTCCTCCATTCAGTGTTACCTGAACTTCAACCTGACCAAGGGTAGATCACCTGGTTTCGGGTCTACGACCAAATACTCATTCGCCCTATTCAGACTCGCTTTCGCTACGGCTCCACATTTTCTGCTTAACCTTGCATCAGATCGTAACTCGCCGGTTCATTCTACAAAAGGCACGCCATCACCCATTAACGGGCTCTGACTACTTGTAAGCACACGGTTTCAAGTTCTCTTTCACTCCCCTTCCGGGGTACTTTTCACCTTTCCCTCACGGTACTGGTTCACTATCGGTCACTAGAGAGTATTTAGCCTTGGGAGATGGTCCTCCCAGATTCCGACGGAATTTCACGTGCTCCGCCGTACTCAGGATCCACTCAGGAGGGTATATGTTTTCGACTACAGGATTATTACCTTCTATGATTAACCTTTCCAGGTTATTCGTCTAACATATTCCTTTGTAACTCCGTACAGAGTGTCCTACAACCCCAACAAGCAAGCTTGTTGGTTTGGGCTCTTCCCGTTTCGCTCGCCGCTACTCAGGGAATCGATTTTTCTTTCTCTTCCTCCGGGTACTAAGATGTTTCAGTTCTCCGGGTCTACCTTCTCACATGCTATGTATTCACATGCGGATAACACGACATAACTCGTGCTGGGTTCCCCCATTCGGAAATCTCTGGATCACAGCTTACTTACAGCTCCCCAAAGCATATCGTCGTTAGTAACGTCCTTCATCGGCTTCTAGTGCCAAGGCATCCACCGTGCGCCCTTAATAACTTAATCTAAACGTGTTGATAAGCGTTCGCATTCTGCTTCATCACGGCACAAATCGCTCAGTTACTTAAAAAAGTAAGCGCCTTCGCTCTTGTTTGTGATTCATAGACTGACAAACGCTTTCAATTCACGTTTATCGTATCTATAACATATGCACTACTTACCATCCACCAGTTATTAATTATTGTGAGTCGTCTGTCGACGACTAGCGATAATTTTTTGTTTCAAGCTTTTCGCTTGTCACTCGGTTTTGCTTGGTAAAATCTATACTTACTTATCTAGTTTTCAATGTACAAAATAAATGGTGGGCCTAAGTGGACTCGAACCACCGACCTCACGCTTATCAGGCGTGCGCTCTAACCAGCTGAGCTATAGGCCCATAATTTGAATTCTCAATAAATGAGCATTCAAAACTGAATACAATATGTCTCCGTTATTCCGTATCGCCTAAGACGATATTCCGTATATTATCCTTAGAAAGGAGGTGATCCAGCCGCACCTTCCGATACGGCTACCTTGTTACGACTTCACCCCAATCATTTGTCCCACCTTCGACGGCTAGCTCCAAAATGGTTACTCCACCGGCTTCGGGTGTTACAAACTCTCGTGGTGTGACGGGCGGTGTGTACAAGACCCGGGAACGTATTCACCGTAGCATGCTGATCTACGATTACTAGCGATTCCAGCTTCATGTAGTCGAGTTGCAGACTACAATCCGAACTGAGAACAACTTTATGGGATTTGCTTGACCTCGCGGTTTTGCTGCCCTTTGTATTGTCCATTGTAGCACGTGTGTAGCCCAAATCATAAGGGGCATGATGATTTGACGTCATCCCCACCTTCCTCCGGTTTGTCACCGGCAGTCAACTTAGAGTGCCCAACTTAATGATGGCAACTAAGCTTAAGGGTTGCGCTCGTTGCGGGACTTAACCCAACATCTCACGACACGAGCTGACGACAACCATGCACCACCTGTCATTTTGTCCTCCGAAGAGGAAAACTCTATCTCTAGAGCGATCAAAAGATGTCAAGATTTGGTAAGGTTCTTCGCGTTGCTTCGAATTAAACCACATGCTCCACCGCTTGTGCGGGTCCCCGTCAATTCCTTTGAGTTTCAGTCTTGCGACCGTACTCCCCAGGCGGAGTGCTTAATGCGTTAGCTGCAGCACTAAGGGGCGGAAACCCCCTAACACTTAGCACTCATCGTTTACGGCGTGGACTACCAGGGTATCTAATCCTGTTTGATCCCCACGCTTTCGCACCTCAGCGTCAGTTACAGACCAGAAAGCCGCCTTCGCCACTGGTGTTCCTCCATATCTCTGCGCATTTCACCGCTACACATGGAATTCCACTTTCCTCTTCTGCACTCAAGTTTTCCAGTTTCCAATGACCCTCCACGGTTGAGCCGTGGGCTTTCACATCAGACTTAAAAAACCGCCTACGCGCGCTTTACGCCCAATAATTCCGGATAACGCTTGCCACCTACGTATTACCGCGGCTGCTGGCACGTAGTTAGCCGTGGCTTTCTGGTTAGGTACCGTCAAGATGTGCACAGTTACTTACACATATGTTCTTCCCTAACAACAGAGCTTTACGATCCGAAGACCTTCATCACTCACGCGGCGTTGCTCCGTCAGGCTTTCGCCCATTGCGGAAGATTCCCTACTGCTGCCTCCCGTAGGAGTCTGGACCGTGTCTCAGTTCCAGTGTGGCCGATCACCCTCTCAGGTCGGCTACGTATCGTCGCCTTGGTAAGCCGTTACCTTACCAACTAGCTAATACGGCGCGGGTCCATCTATAAGTGACAGCAAGACCGTCTTTCACTGTTGAACCATGCGGTTCAACATGTTATCCGGCATTAGCCCCGGTTTCCCGGAGTTATTCCAGTCTTATAGGTAGGTTACCCACGTGTTACTCACCCGTCCGCCGCTAACGTCAAAGGAGCAAGCTCCTCATCTGTTCGCTCGACTTGCATGTATTAGGCACGCCGCCAGCGTTCATCCTGAGCCAGGATCAAACTCTCCATAAAAGAAGTAAGCTTGATATAGCTCGTTGATTGCTTAAGCCAATCACTCTTGAAAGTACGTTACGTACTCAAAATTATTGGAATTAACGTTGACATATTGTCATTCAGTTTTCAATGTTCATGTGTCAGTTCTTTTGACCCGACAAGAATTAATTATACAGACTTTCAAAGCGAAAGTCAACGCTTTTATTCAATTTTTCCAAAGAAAAAATGACCGCTAGGTCATGATAAAAGCTTGCTTGGCAACGTCCTACTCTCGCGGAACGTAAGTCCGACTACCATCGGCGCTAAAGAGCTTAACTTCTGTGTTCGGCATGGGAACAGGTGTGGCCTCTTTGCTATTGTCACCAAACAATGTTTTACTTCGTGTCAAACGTTCGCATTTGTAAAATACGAGATGTCTCAAACATTCGCATTCGAACATGTCACTTCGTAAAATGAATGATTATACATTCAAAACTAGATAGTAAGTATTGTTTCACAAGCATCACCTTATGAACTAAATTGATTAAGTCTTCGATCGATTAGTATTCGTCAGCTCCACGTATCGCTACGCTTCCACCTCGAACCTATTAACCTCATCATCTTTGAGGGATCTTATAACCGAAGTTGGGAAATCTCATCTTGAGGGGGGCTTCATGCTTAGATGCTTTCAGCACTTATCCCGTCCATACATAGCTACCCAGCTATGCCGTTGGCACGACAACTGGTACACCAGAGGTATGTCCATCCCGGTCCTCTCGTACTAAGGACAGCTCCTCTCAAATTTCCTACGCCCACGACGGATAGGGACCGAACTGTCTCACGACGTTCTGAACCCAGCTCGCGTACCGCTTTAATGGGCGAACAGCCCAACCCTTGGGACCGACTACAGCCCCAGGATGCGATGAGCCGACATCGAGGTGCCAAACCTCCCCGTCGATGTGAACTCTTGGGGGAGATAAGCCTGTTATCCCCGGGGTAGCTTTTATCCGTTGAGCGATGGCCCTTCCATGCGGAACCACCGGATCACTAAGTCCGTCTTTCGACCCTGCTCGACTTGTAGGTCTCGCAGTCAAGCTCCCTTATGCCTTTACACTCTATGAATGATTTCCAACCATTCTGAGGGAACCTTTGAGCGCCTCCGTTACTCTTTAGGAGGCGACCGCCCCAGTCAAACTGCCCGCCTGACACTGTCTCCCAACTCGATAAGAGTTGCGGGTTAGAAATCCAATACAATTAGGGTAGTATCCCACCAATGCCTCCACGTAAGCTAGCGCTCACGCTTCTAAGGCTCCTACCTATCCTGTACAAACTGTACCGAATTTCAATATCAGGCTACAGTAAAGCTCCACGGGGTCTTTCCGTCCTGTCGCGGGTAACCGGCATCTTCACCGGTACTATGATTTCACCGAGTCTCTCGTTGAGACAGTGCCCAAATCGTTACGCCTTTCGTGCGGGTCGGAACTTACCCGACAAGGAATTTCGCTACCTTAGGACCGTTATAGTTACGGCCGCCGTTTACTGGGGCTTCGATTCGTAGCTTCGCTAATGCTAACCACTCCTCTTAACCTTCCAGCACCGGGCAGGCGTCAGCCCCTATACGTCACCTTACGGTTTAGCAGAGACCTGTGTTTTTGATAAACAGTCGCTTGGGCCTATTCACTGCGGCTCTTCGAAGCGTGAACCTCAAAGAGCACCC
The sequence above is a segment of the Staphylococcus hyicus genome. Coding sequences within it:
- the pdxT gene encoding pyridoxal 5'-phosphate synthase glutaminase subunit PdxT; the protein is MKIGVLALQGAVREHIRHIEDSGHEGIYVKKVEQLNEIDGLIIPGGESTTLRRLMTLYGFKEALQQSDLPMFGTCAGLIVLAKDIVGEEGYLQKLDITVERNSFGRQVDSFEADLTIKGIEKPVEGVFIRAPHIQSVENSVEVLGVIDNKIIAVRQGKYLGVSFHPELTDDYSMMHYFINDIVAKA
- the pdxS gene encoding pyridoxal 5'-phosphate synthase lyase subunit PdxS, with the protein product MSKQIGSDRVKRGMAEMQKGGVIMDVVNAEQAKIAEEAGAVAVMALERVPSDIRAAGGVARACNPKIVEEVMNAVSIPVMAKCRIGHITEARVLEAMGVDYIDESEVLTPADEVFHLKKSDYTVPFVCGCRNLGEAARRIGEGAAMLRTKGEPGTGNIVEAVRHMRQVNQEVNRITVMSDDELMTEAKNLGAPYDILKIIKSTGRLPVVNFAAGGVATPQDAALMMELGADGVFVGSGIFKSEDPETFAKAIVQATTHYQDYELIGKLAKDLGTAMKGLDINSLSLEERMQERGW
- the pdxR gene encoding MocR-like pyridoxine biosynthesis transcription factor PdxR, which codes for MEMLMFHIDKALDQPIYVQLYDNIKESIIAGTLREGEKLPSKRHLSQYLSVSQTTIEHAYLQLIDEGFIVSRPKSGYYVSDIESLPFIARPSQAQVSVQAPNQDDMTHQFRFQLGAIDQAHFPFDILRKFAKEAFEDLQHHLVETGHKQGDYALRKEISHYLFHSRGVQATPEQVIVASSTDQILSIITDLLSPKSHYLLEDPLYPQVHQLLKRKHIHYSFLNVHHDGLRVEGHFGEKDVVYITPSHQFPTGVTMTLKRRIALLKWAQDKPSRFIIEDDYDSEFRFEGKPIPALQSLDQSGSVIYVSTFSKSIAPSIRIAYAVLPEALQKKYQQTLNIEGGSVPRHTQYMVSQFMASHHFERHLNRMRKIYRQKRDKLISILRQYPEVISISGDMTGMHFVITIKNGWTEAKCIDQFHRHSIALKPLSAYCYHSKSATPQFVLGFGGIPMEDVEAHATQLLKSLEIEDTSN
- a CDS encoding FUSC family protein, translated to MKQLTFIDKKKIDIRKGLRQGMLMFIPLLYGLLFNDFPSALLITIGTLAHVYAFDWTFTSRMRIVSLTSFSFVIAMMLGTLTSGNSIVFAIFLLVFSVIPYYIFTTLNVPGPSSTFFIIAYSLSLVMPQQPEDFLYRGAMVGVGGLLSLIVIVVDYWLKRDTHEANAIKNEYQLLQKLVHQFNDQAQFNDLTKVAVKTFIATSETLNTTGSSLQKRSVAYQRAVLLHQWAEGVYSELLELNAKGIRPMPSVIKDMIDHVSNAVVHPNEKRKMWKKRIEIDGKFDELVMLIFKIDETLASTDIKVKENIEIRSPQYKHRLLNHLTPESAAFVATMKYSLIMGVSILVALVFNLERAYWVPLSAHTVLIGVTNVASLQRALARWLGTMVGVILTAGFLSLEPHIGVVIVLLALSGAMTEALVGANYALAMITITSQVLLLSGLAQGVFTPMIAIPRFLDTTVGILIAVIGVLLIGRHIASRHLPEIMAEVARVEAQIFHYVFSNQQYPKTYKAYNPRKDKMRMKLKVENMEMMYNRAYGEISSNHKRTQYYYPAIFLLQQIHFKLTQILHDDRGVYLDDRALGDYLVVFENIAKLFECGKYHSNIIDLPELKHYVQLRHFLMQLQEIELYDYQNERNPHLLKD